The Diabrotica virgifera virgifera chromosome 4, PGI_DIABVI_V3a genome segment ACTAAAGTGGAAAACTCAATTGAGAAGTACCTACCACCTGCTGTAGCTTATTCTACAGGGGAAAATAAAAAGTCGAAGATTGGCAGGACGGAGAGGAACATCGTAACTGCGGAACCTGGGAGCATGGACGACAATGACACTGACAGGTTTATTCATAGAGGCAATAAATAGGATAATGTGGTCCAATATCCCCAGATggtaggcactttaagaagaggaagataataatataatcttttaaCATGATGATTGATGtgattattaaaaaacataatggAATGAACACATTAATAGAATTCAAGACGGAATGCTGATAAAAATCGGTAGGTAACCTAAAGCACAGATCAGCGAACTGTATGGAAAGGAAATTTACACAAAAATTAAGAAGCAAGAAGAAGAAATCTTCAAAATAAAAGGCAACGTAAATAATAGTTAAAGGAATAGTTACTCCAAGTTTTCTTTCTGGTTGCGTTGGTCTATGTACGGGTGTTGCTAACGTATCCAAATTTACAGGACAATCTACGCAATCTTTCcaagttttcttcttctttttagaCTGGAACAACGAAAtcattgttaataaaaataatgtttatctTAAAATTACTTTACCTCTATTTTTTgtggtaaaaatattttctttggttgAGCAAGTGATTGTATCCTTTTAATGtctatttctttctttttcttttttggaTCTACCTTAATAGATTTTAAGATTCTACAACATACAATAAATATTTGAAAAGAGGTTACTATGTAGTGAAATGAGATAAATAAGCTTAATAAAATTCTACAAATTGATAAACATAGTTGAAAACAGTGGATGCTACAAATactgaaaataaattattatttttaaagtgggAAAGTTCACGGGGTTGGTTGTAATCCATAgtagttaaaaaaatttcaatgGAGTAAAAACTTCTGGTGTAGTTGGTACATGTTcaataaaacattaaaaatacaAATCCACATGGAttacaactgttaaaattgttcagAACGAACGTATTCGGTCTTATCAGGCGATCTTCAGTGAACTGTTACGCTAGTTCCCTGCCCATCGAACAATTAGCACACTGTTAAATGATATAAATGACCGTTTTTGAGTGTAATTTTATACAAATAGTGTTAAAACAACTATAAATTACACGTTTACATACCTTCTACGTCTATCTCTTTCCTTTTTCTTATAGTAATTGTATACCGAGTTCCACGATTTTTTAATAATCCTGTCAaagtattttcttctttttttggctACCATCTTTTGAAACAGACCTTTATTCGTCACTATATACCtgtaacaaaacaaaaaatgcatgaagtaaaataaaattttgatatTTGATAAATCAAGATCTTGGAgatagaaaatatttaaaaaaaattatttctcgaAATGTACTAcatcaacaaaaacaaaaagtcaATCAATTATAAGACAGATACTTGAAAGTTAAGTGACATATATTGCAATAcataatcattttcaaaaaaggacgatgtactgtggactataattaaaaaattaaaattaccgTAGTGGTGGCCTAGACAATTGATCTGAGTAAAATACAGATGCTGGGTGTAATGGAAGAAATACTTTTCTACGCCTGGGAGCAAAAACGCTTACGTATTTACTTGTTTGTTTTCTTGGTACCTAAACAAAAGTGAAATTTAGTCAAATAAATTGAGGATGTCCCTTCAATGGTTTCTGTGCGTATGAGCCCGTCGATTGCTCTTTGGAAACTGGCTACACCATTGGTAACATCAAACGGAAAAGGATGAAATTGTACATATGCCTTCaacataataattgtgccaaatTATGACCTTTTCATCAGTTTTACTTATAAATCTGAATGTTGGGaggtgaaaaagaaagaggaacatcgaatgcatgtggcggaaatgagaatgcttagatggatgagtgaagtgacaaagaaggatacaattagaaatgagtatattaggggaagtctaggtgtggcaccaattgatgccaaaatgagagagcataggttaagatggtttggtcatgttcaacgtcgagacgttacccaatacgaagaatagctgaagtgcagattcctagaagaagtaggagaggaagaccaaagaagacctggggggagacgataaggcaggatatgttggtaaaggggattaacattgatatgacccaagatagaattctgtggagaaatgcaattaggtaagccgaccccgcatagggataaggcaaagagaatgatgatgatgatgatcagtTTTACTTATAAATCGTTCTTACGTATCTATCACATTAAAAggaatatgttttttaattaaCCTAGTTCAAAGTATAATTGAATGTTTACttacatacatatatacaaaaatatgaaGTATTTCTTATAAATACCTGTTTTGATAATTGATCCAGTCTCCAGTTatatggatatttttttaaaaagggtATTAGATGTGCTGGCACAGTGACTGGAGGAGGTGGAGGGGATTGGGGTCGAAGTGGAAAGGCATGGATGTCGACAGCAACAAATTCAGTAGGTTTTTCATATTGAACTATTTCTTTAGGGTCACACATTGTATGTTTTTGTTGAATGAAATGTCTGAAATGATTTTATTTTATGAAATCACTGAAAATTTTGATGAAGGTGATGATCGTGAATGATTGACAAGTTTGACGTTATGTAAAAGTAAAATGTTTAACGACATCTTGATATTTTATgatattttttatcttctttttgtgACGTAATGCCCATTTTCAACGAGAGTAATTTTACGTCAGTCAATTAAAACAAAAACAGGATATTACcgccgaattctatcctactacaaggattttaatgaaattttgggaatagcctctacttatctcctaattcaacgtctaccctatgccgatttgcacttttatcttgggggtggttcgcaccccttcacgggggtggaaaattttttattcaaaataaccacggaagtggctagagaacctaattctaagcaaaaagtgttctataattcttttttgaaaactcaatgtttttgagttattcgtggttgcaaatttgccattttcatttcctttttggacggttttttgcgaataactAAAAAATTCTGCATCTATcgaaaaaaactaaataaaattttttatagcttatgaaaaatcaaagagattcgtttcttcataaatcttctagttataatacaaaaagagatatggtaggtgaaaagagattttttttggtgcatgctcaaatcagcgtgtttaacttaaaataacagagaaatggtcgattttaagagtataatgctaccaatatattttgtagtgcttgaaaagacctttaaaacgagcactgttcgtcgattacattcaaaataAGCGAAATATGATGCAAAAAGatgactaaataatttttagataAAAAGCCACGTATATTTTATCACCCCTTATCCACCAGAtataaatgcatcgttttacttctacaataacTTTTATAGTGTTAcgaaaagttggacgggtttaaaatagaTGGTTTTTGCAAAACTAGATAAAATTATTATAGAGCGCCTTTTAAAACTTTCTTAAAATTcgtcctttttctccatgtaactcgaaaatgggATAGTCGAACTTAATAACCTTCTGTTACAGGATTTTATGCCTCAATCACAATTTAGGTAAcgtactgtcaagttgacaaataactgTCAAATTTTTCTCAAGATATAAAGaatatttagtcgggcattaagcgttgaaggcaccacgggtataaCGGATACTAatgctttcggtcaacgtatatcttTAGGGCCACGGGCCCTCGGGTTACACACCTTAAACgatattatccttataataccttTGATACTTTAATAACTACAACTTTGTtctatttttgataatatttgaCGGAAACTTATTTTGTATTCTGctaatattatgttatgcagacgacgccgcattaatcgctgagacagaagacgatctccaaagattaacacacatattcaatacaacagctaagaaatacaatatgataatatcagcagaaaaaaccaaatgtatgacattTAAATActcactacgatgtaaaatcgaaattgatgggaaaatatcACTTTTCTGCTTTAAAAAGCAAGGTTTAGacatctgggaatagatataaccagttacggagatgttgaagaggaagtacgacaacaaagcttaaaagcaagtaaagcggcgggatcccttaatgacacaatctggaagaagcaaacacctaagacaagacacaaaagcaagaatctataaagcagcaagcagcaattagacctttattgacatacacggcggagacaagacctgacacatctaaaacgagacgactactagaaacaacagagatgaaaacactccgacgaatatcagggaacagtttgttggatagggagagaagcgaaaacataagaagatcatgcaatgtagaagacataaatggatgggtgacaaaacggaaacaagagtggaacgaacacattagtagactGGCAGAGgatacgaatagcacgagataagtcaccaaatggacgaagaagtattggcagaccaagaaaaagatgatgcgataatttaaacaatttaggaggctaatattaaagaagaaaccggctttaaagcctacataaaaaaggaagaagaagaagaagcttacATTACTATTATTATTGCTTATGTACTtatttatagtccaagtaatgaagcttaaaatacgacaaaacctcgcaatttttacagaatggatcgatttgcttgaaaatttgagaataagtagtggatagtccaaggatcaaaatctatatgaggccgaaaggcgcttttaccatggggatggttgccacccatctcgggggtggaaattttttattttaatttgaccacaaaagttggtaaacacattcatcctaagcaaaaaacgttctatacatttttttgataaaggtaatagtttttgatttattcgctatcgaaagtgttggtttaaatcgaaaaaatcattgtttttaatcagttttctgctaataattcaaaaagttttcgttctattaaaacaagtttgcttaacaaaaatgtaccttttgaaaaaataaacaaaaccgttttttataatttgctttaagaccaatagtaatcgagctatactttattatatgttagctcttctccgtaaaatgctaaatattgttgtttcaaagtcaaaagacgggaaaattatgcatttttcgaggataacttgttcaagctaatttaaagtatttaaaaatatctatctccagaaaaaaaaatagtccctagctcaaaaattaagtgacttatagtaAAAAGattgtcagtccctatttttttcagcgaaaaaatgatcggaaacttccccctactctccaccctaattaaaattggtcattaaccttatttggtcttcttaatttatgtcttattaataggttctagaggtttgaccggcttagaatgattagtttttaaaaagaattgagttaaaagcgaataacgattttttctaatttggtaaaaaatacccttttcttcagaatagaaagattagcatcagagttacgaaaaatatttaaataaaaattgtagcttatttaattcccaagaacttggattgcaaaaattttttctacggcaaaaattgagtgagctattgaacattaaaacttgtaataacatgcaaaaaccacctttaccaaccccttcaaagtcacctctttttgcgaatgaggattttaaaaggatttaatattgatagcattataggccctgtaaaaacctacaaaattcttttttgacaaactttctaggataaaaaataaaaaagttactgttaaaaaattaatatatttttttgaaaaaaaaaacaagatattcaattggaagcataataatgtaagttagcggtgttcttAGTCatcggccttattcattcttctttatttatgtattaataatatattccagaagtttgactggcttagaatgattatttaaaaaaaatggagttaaaaacgaataacgaatttttgtagtttggtaaaaaatgcccttttcttcagaatagaaagattagcatcagagatacgaaaaaatatttaaatataaaattgtagcttatttaattcccaagaacttggattggaaaacttttttctacggcaaaaattgagtgaatagtaaatgagtatattaccgaaaaacattgatttttcgatataaaactaacactttctatagcgaataaatcgaaaactattattttcatcaaaaaaatgtatagaacattttttgcttagtatgaatgttttatcaacttttgcagtcaaaatataataaaaaatttccagccccgagatggggtggaaaccacccccatggtaaaagcgcctttcggcatcatatagattttgatcgttggactatccactacttattctcaaattttcaagcaaatcgatccattctgtaaaaattgcgaggtgaaaagcttcggttcctggactattactaatattaggtatattgatACATGACGTAgaaatatccaccataaaattctattttttatttgtacTTTTATTTACACTAAATATATGGTTTGTCTATTATTTACAACAGGGATTTATATTAGAATAAATAATAGATATTGTTATCAAAAACACTTCCAATAAAGATTAAACTTACTACAAATCTATTATAAATATAAAGATGTATAGAGCACCAAGGAACATTTCCTATTATCTCCGTGTTCATTGTAAAACAGAAAATTTTGTATCAACAACTTGTCTTAAGAAACTAACCATGACATTTAAATTAGTTTTCTTTGTTGCCGTGTACTTGGTACACGAAATATCTGGTCACGGTTACATGTTAAATCCTCCAGGAAGAAGTTCAATGTGGAGATTCCATCCAGAGGCAACACCAAATTATCAAGACAACCAAATTTTCTGTGGGGGAGCATATGTAAGTATTTTTTTAgacagaaattttaaaatatgtttaatctTAAAGATTGTGAACGGCACTCATCATCTCGTTCCGTTTATCCCATCCCAATCGCAATTTCTTCTTGTCGTATATGTCTTCTTCAGTGAGGTCTCTTTTTTCTATTGCTCTTTTTATTTGTCCGTTCCATTGAAATCTAAGAGGTTctcttttcctccattttatttGCTTTATCTTTCTAAGCTCTTAGCGGTATTGTGGTCTCGTTCATTATTCGCATATACCTGTTCTTCGTCCATACCAGagtaattttcgtttttctatttCATCATTTAGTGTATCCTGCACATTCATTGGTTCTCTAATTAGTTCTTTTCTTATTTTGTCCATTAATGTTAATCTGCAGCTTCTTCTCCAAAACATAATTTCTTaatgttgttttgaagctatttccttgtggcatttttataatcaactatttataatgggatataagccacaattttaacaaaaaaagattctattaacgtttcgaagcccaaatcgggtttcgttgtcaaaatacaaaatactactaaaataaacaaaattgttgttgctaagtaaaaaaattcttctaataatttatttaatctgactcatttatattggtaattcagacgtatattatacattttaaagtagaatactttaaaacgatatcgtcaatatttatgagttgcgttcctgggacgactttactaaaagatagttcatttgattacatgaaatcaatcccaactcaagaatatccgtgaTAAAAAAATAtcgtagcatgtgatctgtctttaaaaagacaaccagatgcaacgatgacagtaaaattctcgagttagagattccatagtaaatcacgagggaaaaccagatactatcccgacatcgtaagtatttggtcttacatttaatttactttcaaaaaactaataccaaattctgactctaatatgtttaaattataaataatattaataatacatagatatacaatacaataagtaatactaaaatatataatttgtactaactcgatatgttattggcttactaatcgtggtattttctttctattgacttcctctttcagtatgggtaaccacatcctactgcactCTACGGAGGAATTTGCGaaacaattggtttcatttagcataattagagccgcttctttgatttttctctttttactatctgattcttttaggactatacttgaatctctccattgAACTCTATGTTTATTATCCCATgtgtgttgacatatttgagatctatcgaattctctatttttaatataaggactgatgttcacttattctaacgtttaatggtcttggtTTAATTCTAAtttcaagaccattaaacgttagaataagtgaacatcagtcttgtattaaaaatagagaattcgatagatctcaaatatgtcaacacgtaTGGGATAATAAACATAGAGTTTAATaaagagattcaagtatagtcctaaaagaatcAGATAATAAAAAGAGacaaatcaaagaagcggctctaattatgctaaatgaaaccaattgtgccGCAAATTCCTCCGTAGagtgcagtaggatgtggttacccatactgaaagaggaagtcaatagaaagaaaataccacgattagtaagtcaataacatatcgagttagtacaaattttatattttagtattacttattgtatatctatgtattattaatattatttataatttaaacatattagagtcagaatttggtattagttttttgaaagtaaattaaatgtaagaccaaataatagttacgatgtcgggatagtatcacgaggttttttcctggttttccctcgtgatttactatggaatctctaacacgagaattttactgtcatcgttgcatctggttgtctttttaaagacagatcacttGCTATGGtatttttttatgacggatattcttgagttgggattgatttcatgtaatcgaatgaactatcttttagtaaaaatattgatatcaaataaatattgacgatatcattttaaagtattctactttaaaatgtataatatacatatacgtctgaattaccaatataaatgagtcagattaaataaattattagaagaatttttttacttagcaacaacatttttgtttattttagtagtatattgtattttgacaacgaaacccgatttgggcttcgaaacgttaataaaatcatttttttgctaaaattgtggcttatttcccattataaatagttgataaCATAATTTCTATTGCATTTATTCTGTTTTCCATtcttttattgaagttatacttctttacgatcgagggtgaaattttataatttcctggcgcatgcgcagactgacagtatgtagttcgttgctaatctttcaaattatgtatgtatcagcgcaaataagtcgttaaaataatatattagtgttcttagtaaatgtattatttattataatttttgtgtctttggatttgtcttcctcgggcgtaagataataaaatatctatttttatacttcactttgatctattcgtcaccgtgatgtgtaattatatccgacacgTCAATAGCACGTGACTTGATAGCtcggttggtagagcattggaccagagatcgagagatcgcgggttcaaatcccggacgattcatattcatttttttttatttttggtattgttaaggtttggttaatttttggtaattattattgttaatttttggtattgtaattgTTAAgcatatttatttcgttgaaattatataatagaagtataacttcttacgtgcgtacaaagtacacacacattctttttttatgtcACCCTCGTGTCTGAGccattagtccagagaaataagatttttttcgtgacacatccccctccaggccgaaaccaaattttttgagtagtatggatatctatatTAATTACCTATATGTTTcgtgcagccgattttgatgatatacatagttataaacaaatgaagatcaaaaaacggtacattttcgcttttttcgtctattactaaaaagtgaagcattctaaactaattttagaataaaaaactcataaatcatataaaaaacttcaatatggcgttcgctgaatatgtctgtccttatttgttgcttagaaaattgcaaaataagtcataaattttgagattttttatatgttcataacttatgtaaaaattaagttagaaccttcttattacacggaatgctgagacttcttgtgtctaaattatattttaaatttcaaagcaattggtcaaatagtttaaaagttatttaatttgtttatcccaaattcttttttgcaacactataagtcagaaaattatgaggttacagtaatacttcggacagtttatgaaagaagaacatttatactattaacttaattaaaaaaaatgacaaaaagtaattttaaacagtgtaaaattaatttgcaaaacatgtcgattttttgcttacttataaacaattagaataactttttaaccgttacccgtagaaatagctatttgtataacaagggaggaaagtgcaacttttcctcccgagaatgaagtttactgcccgacgcgtagcggagggcagtaatcattcaagggaggaaaaggcactttactcccatgttatacatatggtttttccaccttcctcaaataacaagtcattttttcatttttacttaatttatttatgtgacTAACCAacaaaaatttattagaactaaaactaaaaagtaggtacgatataactgtcaactgtcaaatataagtcaaattattaatgtaaacattgttaaatcagaataacaatatactgttttttaccattctgcaaaatacagagtgtttttaaataaacgttaaaatgtatagatacttacgtaatagaaaatagatattgtacagggcgtcaataagttatatttcatgaatgaaataccatgacgtcacttttacttttcctccctagggaggaaaagtacaactttgctccctacaatcaggtccggaaatgtatactttcggtagaggtaggtggaaatagctatttgtataacaagggaggaaagtgctacttttcctcccgagaatgaagtttactgcccgacgcgtagcggagggcagtaatcattcaagggaggaaaaggtactttcctcccatgttatacatatggtttttccaccttcctcaaataacaagtcattttttcatttttacttaatttatttatgtaactaaccaacaaaatttattagaactaaaactaacaagtaggtagaaTATAACtgccaactgtcaaatataagtcaaattattaatgtaaacattgttaaatcagaataacaatttactgttttttaccattctgcaaaatacagaatgtttttaattaaacgttaaaatgtatagatacttacataatagaaaatagatattgtacagggcgtcaataagttatatttcatgaatgaaataccatgacgtcacttttacttttcctccctagggaggaaaagtacaacttcgctccctacaatcaggtccggaaaagtatactttcggtagaggtaggtggaaaaattatttttttatgtttagaaagactgaatttttatacacatttagaaagaaaaacaa includes the following:
- the LOC126882916 gene encoding uncharacterized protein LOC126882916, yielding MCDPKEIVQYEKPTEFVAVDIHAFPLRPQSPPPPPVTVPAHLIPFLKKYPYNWRLDQLSKQVPRKQTSKYVSVFAPRRRKVFLPLHPASVFYSDQLSRPPLRYIVTNKGLFQKMVAKKRRKYFDRIIKKSWNSVYNYYKKKERDRRRRILKSIKVDPKKKKKEIDIKRIQSLAQPKKIFLPQKIESKKKKKTWKDCVDCPVNLDTLATPVHRPTQPERKLGWVNPAALTYTPTDNTLKLAVHFERFKSILPPLELGKVNKSALRYKITPRVEELAIPKKRSVKEVEDSEWDPWAIPKNVLRYKPTPRILELAKPKERD